attttataattttcaacaggCTAGGTTCTCCATGGCGCCGAATGGATGCTTCCAGACGAGGTCAACTTTTATACAAACTAGCTGACCTTATGGAGAGGGATCGTGTTTATCTTGCTGTAAGCGTACACATAACATTATACAGTTAATTGGCTTATacgttatgattatttttgcagaGCCTTGAGACCCTGGACAATGGTAAACCATATTTCATGTCCTACAATGTTGATGTTCCGTTGGCCATCAACAATTTACGCTACTATGCTGGCTGGGCAGATAAAAATCACGGAAAAGTGATTCCCATGGATGGAGAATTTTTCGTTTACACCCGTCATGAACCCGTTGGAGTTTGTGGACAAATTATTCCGTGGAATTTCCCAATCCTTATGGCCGCATGGAAGTTTGGTCCGGCTCTTGCTACCGGAAACACTATTGTACTGAAACCGGCGGAACAAACCAGTCTGACGGCTCTCTACATGGCTCAACTGATAAAGGAAGCTGGTTTTCCACCAGGAGTTGTGAACGTTGTGCCCGGATATGGTGATGCAGGGGCTGCTATTGTTCAACATAATGATGTTGATAAAGTAGCATTTACCGGATCAACCGAAGTCGGTAAGAAAATACAACAAGGTTCTGGATTGAGCAACCTTAAGAGAACCACCTTAGAACTCGGTGGTAAGAGTCCAAACATCATTCTGGCCGATACCGACATGAAACACGCAGTCGAAACATCACACTTTGGGTTGTTCTTCAATATGGGGCAATGTTGCTGTGCTGGATCGCGTACTTATGTCGAAGATAAAATCTATGATGAGTTTGTCGAACGAAGTGCTGAAAGAGCTAAAAAACGCACCGTTGGCAATCCTTTTGATTTAACAACGGAGCATGGACCACAGGTCGATAAAGAGCAGTTCGACAAGATATTAAGTTTGATTGACAGTGGCAAAAAGCAGGGTGCCAAACTGGTCGCTGGAGGTGAGAAACATGACGGTCTTCCAGGATATTTTATCCAACCAACAGTTTTTGCTGACGTCCAGGACGATATGACTATTGCACGCGAAGAAGTAAGTactgaaaaagtaaaaacaaactAGCACATTGAATAATTTACAAGTAGCAGAAAATAGTAAGATTTTATAAGATTGTCTGACTATCATACACACATTTTTGTAACGTATTCTTTATTCCTCGGTTTACCACATTTACCGGGGATAAATA
This sequence is a window from Uranotaenia lowii strain MFRU-FL unplaced genomic scaffold, ASM2978415v1 HiC_scaffold_679, whole genome shotgun sequence. Protein-coding genes within it:
- the LOC129760605 gene encoding aldehyde dehydrogenase, mitochondrial, giving the protein MFRLIAHRGTSNLIRRYATVPAPQTNPDILYTGIFINNEWHKSVGGKVFPTVNPANEKVIAEIQQGGKEDIDVAVAAAREAFKLGSPWRRMDASRRGQLLYKLADLMERDRVYLASLETLDNGKPYFMSYNVDVPLAINNLRYYAGWADKNHGKVIPMDGEFFVYTRHEPVGVCGQIIPWNFPILMAAWKFGPALATGNTIVLKPAEQTSLTALYMAQLIKEAGFPPGVVNVVPGYGDAGAAIVQHNDVDKVAFTGSTEVGKKIQQGSGLSNLKRTTLELGGKSPNIILADTDMKHAVETSHFGLFFNMGQCCCAGSRTYVEDKIYDEFVERSAERAKKRTVGNPFDLTTEHGPQVDKEQFDKILSLIDSGKKQGAKLVAGGEKHDGLPGYFIQPTVFADVQDDMTIAREEVSTEKVKTN